The window CTGTACTCGAAGCCGCCGGGACCGCCGGCGCGGCCGGCACCGCCGCCTCCGGGAAACCCCTGGAAGCGTGGCTTGCCCTCGGCATCGATCTCGCCGCGGTCGAACTGCTTGCGCTTGTCCTCGTCGCCAACGATCTCGTTGGCCGAATTCACTTCGGCAAACCGCCCGGCAGCCTTCGGATCGTTCTTGTTGGCATCGGGGTGATGCTTCTTGGCGAGCTTGCGAAACGCGCTTTTGATCTCGGCAGCGCTGGCGTTCCGCTGCACCCCCAAGACCTCATAGGGGTCGCGCATCCGTCTCGTCTCCTTCGGGAAATGAAATCAAAGTCCAGAATCGAGCTGATTAGCCCTTCAGCCCCTCATCTGGGAAGCCCGTGGCATTTCTGCAACGGGTTCGAGGGGCCCATCAGCTCCGTTTCCAGGGCTGCATGGCGCGGATTTCCCAGCGGCTGCCGGCTTTGCAGGCTTCGCCCTGCAGCCAGGCCTCGGAGCGGCCCTTCACGTAGCTCGCCAGGAAATCCCGGCAGGTGCGACCCTCGGCGGTATAGGAACTGGCGAGCGGCGTCACCGATCCCCGCGCTCCGGTTTTGGGGTTTTCCCACGGCTGGCTGGAATCCTTGGCACCGCGGGTCAGGACGTCGGACGCCGCGTTGCGCGCGAATGCCATGTCGCTGTCGGTCGGCCCGTCATCGGCCGCGGGCGTCGGCGCGGGTTGCGACACCGGCGTGATCGAACCGGTGACCTCCGCCGGATCCACGACAGGCTCCGCCTTGGGCGTGGCCATCTGGCTCTGGCCGATCCGGTAGGAACAGCCGCCGCAGGTGGCCACCACAATCGCGGCCAGCACCGCCATCGCCCAGCGCGCACCGGATAGGCTATCGCCGTTCGATCCCCTATATAGGAGCGGTGATGCGTTCCTGAACGCTGGCCGATGCAACACGGGTACTCCACGCAAATGACTGATACGCCGACCATGGAACACCAATCCCAGTTAACAGCCGGTGATTTTACGGCGGCCGAGGAGCCGCTTGGGTTGTTTTCGGCCTGGTTTGCCGAGGCGAAGGTGTCCGAGCCGAATGATCCCAATGCGATGGCGCTGGCGACCGTGGGCGATGACGGGCTGCCGGACGTGCGCATGGTGCTGCTGAAGGGCTATGACGCTGATGGTTTCGTGTTCTACACCCACATCGCGAGCCAAAAGGGCCGCGAGCTTGCGGCCAA is drawn from Bradyrhizobium prioriisuperbiae and contains these coding sequences:
- a CDS encoding RT0821/Lpp0805 family surface protein, with translation MAVLAAIVVATCGGCSYRIGQSQMATPKAEPVVDPAEVTGSITPVSQPAPTPAADDGPTDSDMAFARNAASDVLTRGAKDSSQPWENPKTGARGSVTPLASSYTAEGRTCRDFLASYVKGRSEAWLQGEACKAGSRWEIRAMQPWKRS